The following are from one region of the Hypanus sabinus isolate sHypSab1 chromosome 14, sHypSab1.hap1, whole genome shotgun sequence genome:
- the hnrnpdl gene encoding heterogeneous nuclear ribonucleoprotein D-like isoform X1 has translation MEQPMAAVGSEEFPEGAKINASKNEEDEGKMFIGGLSWDTSKKDLTDYLSKFGEVVDCTIKMDAVTGRSRGFGFVLFREPASVDRVLELKEHKLDGRLIDPKRAKAIKGKETAKKVFVGGLSPDVPEEMVKDYFGAYGEIEGIELPIDNKTNERRGFCFITFKEEEPVKRLLENKYHNIGSSKCEIKVAQPKEIYRQQQQRGGRGGGGFGGRGRGRGGQNQNWNQGYNSYWNQGYSSYNNGYSNPGYNGYGGYDYSGYNYNNYGYAPAYDTYNTNVPPDGQSRNGIDGRGEVCGLDCLTLSAEGGQVSRAATERHLEEQAVTRITTNHTKEKII, from the exons ATGGAACAGCCCATGGCGGCCGTGGGCTCCGAGGAGTTTCCCGAAGGGGCCAAGATAAACGCCAGCAAGAACGAGGAGGACGAAGG AAAAATGTTCATTGGGGGTCTTAGCTGGGACACAAGCAAGAAGGATTTGACAGATTACTTGTCCAAGTTCGGTGAAGTTGTAGACTGTACCATAAAAATGGATGCAGTGACTGGTCGATCAAGAGGATTTGGTTTTGTACTATTCAGAGAACCTgccagtgtggacagg GTGTTGGAACTGAAGGAGCACAAGCTTGATGGGAGGCTTATTGACCCGAAAAGAGCAAAGGCAATAAAAGGCAAGGAGACGGCTAAGAAAGTGTTTGTTGGGGGCCTAAGTCCTGATGTACCAGAAGAAATGGTTAAGGACTACTTTGGAGCATATGGAGAG ATTGAAGGCATTGAACTTCCAATTGACAACAAGACTAATGAGCGGAGAGGATTCTGCTTCATCACATTCAAGGAAGAAGAACCAGTGAAAAGGCTCTTGGAAAATAAGTATCATAATATAGGCTCTAGCAAG TGTGAAATTAAAGTGGCGCAGCCCAAGGAAATCTACAGACAACAACAGCAACGAGGAGGCAGAGGTGGAGGTGGGTTTGGTGGAAGAGGTCGTGGTAGAGGGG GACAAAATCAGAACTGGAACCAGGGATACAACAGCTACTGGAATCAAGGTTATAGTAGTTACAACAATGGCTATAGCAATCCAGGTTACAATGGATATGGAGGTTATGATTACTCTGGGTATAACTACAACAACTACGGATATGCTCCAGCATATGATACCTACAATA CAAATGTGCCTCCTGATGGTCAATCAAGGAACGGCATTGATGGTCGTGGAGAAGTCTGCGGCCTGGACTGCCTCACCCTCTCTGCTGAAGGAGGCCAG GTCAGCAGAGCAGCTACGGAAAGGCATCTAGAGGAGCAGGCAGTCACCAGAATAACTACCAACCATACTAAAGAAAAAATTATCTAG
- the hnrnpdl gene encoding heterogeneous nuclear ribonucleoprotein D-like isoform X3: MEQPMAAVGSEEFPEGAKINASKNEEDEGKMFIGGLSWDTSKKDLTDYLSKFGEVVDCTIKMDAVTGRSRGFGFVLFREPASVDRVLELKEHKLDGRLIDPKRAKAIKGKETAKKVFVGGLSPDVPEEMVKDYFGAYGEIEGIELPIDNKTNERRGFCFITFKEEEPVKRLLENKYHNIGSSKCEIKVAQPKEIYRQQQQRGGRGGGGFGGRGRGRGGQNQNWNQGYNSYWNQGYSSYNNGYSNPGYNGYGGYDYSGYNYNNYGYAPAYDTYNSQQSSYGKASRGAGSHQNNYQPY, from the exons ATGGAACAGCCCATGGCGGCCGTGGGCTCCGAGGAGTTTCCCGAAGGGGCCAAGATAAACGCCAGCAAGAACGAGGAGGACGAAGG AAAAATGTTCATTGGGGGTCTTAGCTGGGACACAAGCAAGAAGGATTTGACAGATTACTTGTCCAAGTTCGGTGAAGTTGTAGACTGTACCATAAAAATGGATGCAGTGACTGGTCGATCAAGAGGATTTGGTTTTGTACTATTCAGAGAACCTgccagtgtggacagg GTGTTGGAACTGAAGGAGCACAAGCTTGATGGGAGGCTTATTGACCCGAAAAGAGCAAAGGCAATAAAAGGCAAGGAGACGGCTAAGAAAGTGTTTGTTGGGGGCCTAAGTCCTGATGTACCAGAAGAAATGGTTAAGGACTACTTTGGAGCATATGGAGAG ATTGAAGGCATTGAACTTCCAATTGACAACAAGACTAATGAGCGGAGAGGATTCTGCTTCATCACATTCAAGGAAGAAGAACCAGTGAAAAGGCTCTTGGAAAATAAGTATCATAATATAGGCTCTAGCAAG TGTGAAATTAAAGTGGCGCAGCCCAAGGAAATCTACAGACAACAACAGCAACGAGGAGGCAGAGGTGGAGGTGGGTTTGGTGGAAGAGGTCGTGGTAGAGGGG GACAAAATCAGAACTGGAACCAGGGATACAACAGCTACTGGAATCAAGGTTATAGTAGTTACAACAATGGCTATAGCAATCCAGGTTACAATGGATATGGAGGTTATGATTACTCTGGGTATAACTACAACAACTACGGATATGCTCCAGCATATGATACCTACAATA GTCAGCAGAGCAGCTACGGAAAGGCATCTAGAGGAGCAGGCAGTCACCAGAATAACTACCAACCATACTAA
- the hnrnpdl gene encoding heterogeneous nuclear ribonucleoprotein D-like isoform X2, with product MEQPMAAVGSEEFPEGAKINASKNEEDEGKMFIGGLSWDTSKKDLTDYLSKFGEVVDCTIKMDAVTGRSRGFGFVLFREPASVDRVLELKEHKLDGRLIDPKRAKAIKGKETAKKVFVGGLSPDVPEEMVKDYFGAYGEIEGIELPIDNKTNERRGFCFITFKEEEPVKRLLENKYHNIGSSKCEIKVAQPKEIYRQQQQRGGRGGGQNQNWNQGYNSYWNQGYSSYNNGYSNPGYNGYGGYDYSGYNYNNYGYAPAYDTYNTNVPPDGQSRNGIDGRGEVCGLDCLTLSAEGGQVSRAATERHLEEQAVTRITTNHTKEKII from the exons ATGGAACAGCCCATGGCGGCCGTGGGCTCCGAGGAGTTTCCCGAAGGGGCCAAGATAAACGCCAGCAAGAACGAGGAGGACGAAGG AAAAATGTTCATTGGGGGTCTTAGCTGGGACACAAGCAAGAAGGATTTGACAGATTACTTGTCCAAGTTCGGTGAAGTTGTAGACTGTACCATAAAAATGGATGCAGTGACTGGTCGATCAAGAGGATTTGGTTTTGTACTATTCAGAGAACCTgccagtgtggacagg GTGTTGGAACTGAAGGAGCACAAGCTTGATGGGAGGCTTATTGACCCGAAAAGAGCAAAGGCAATAAAAGGCAAGGAGACGGCTAAGAAAGTGTTTGTTGGGGGCCTAAGTCCTGATGTACCAGAAGAAATGGTTAAGGACTACTTTGGAGCATATGGAGAG ATTGAAGGCATTGAACTTCCAATTGACAACAAGACTAATGAGCGGAGAGGATTCTGCTTCATCACATTCAAGGAAGAAGAACCAGTGAAAAGGCTCTTGGAAAATAAGTATCATAATATAGGCTCTAGCAAG TGTGAAATTAAAGTGGCGCAGCCCAAGGAAATCTACAGACAACAACAGCAACGAGGAGGCAGAGGTGGAG GACAAAATCAGAACTGGAACCAGGGATACAACAGCTACTGGAATCAAGGTTATAGTAGTTACAACAATGGCTATAGCAATCCAGGTTACAATGGATATGGAGGTTATGATTACTCTGGGTATAACTACAACAACTACGGATATGCTCCAGCATATGATACCTACAATA CAAATGTGCCTCCTGATGGTCAATCAAGGAACGGCATTGATGGTCGTGGAGAAGTCTGCGGCCTGGACTGCCTCACCCTCTCTGCTGAAGGAGGCCAG GTCAGCAGAGCAGCTACGGAAAGGCATCTAGAGGAGCAGGCAGTCACCAGAATAACTACCAACCATACTAAAGAAAAAATTATCTAG